The following are encoded together in the Oncorhynchus gorbuscha isolate QuinsamMale2020 ecotype Even-year linkage group LG03, OgorEven_v1.0, whole genome shotgun sequence genome:
- the LOC124032243 gene encoding zinc finger protein 740-like isoform X1, producing the protein MTHHPNNSVRDHMKWAGLLGCETVLSSIALMQANNMSGSQKKLTSQHGQGQRDNNNPESHQHQSHEAHHGHHNNHQAHHSHMVLPSGVSCPPLLIRKDGHSFHTPRLLDEKDMQASQNMQSTKKKHRKSGTPNKLREKVEQVEMDINGDDDHDSLVQKNFICEHCYGAFRSSYHLKRHILTHTGEKPFACDICDMRFIQRYHLDRHKRVHSGEKPYQCDRCNQNFSRTDRLLRHRRLCGARTNLPKEENQSFSCESRGGAYSQDAPGHTATWSPLQQQNSRLAV; encoded by the exons ATGACACACCATCCCAACAACTCCGTTCGAGACCACATGAAATGG GCTGGATTGCTGGGCTGTGAGACGGTGCTGTCCAGCATCGCCCTGATGCAGGCCAACAACATGTCCGGCAGTCAGAAGAAGTTGACCTCACAGCACGGCcagggtcagagagacaacaacaaccctGAAAGCCACCAGCACCAGTCTCACGAGGCTCACCACggccaccacaacaaccaccaggCCCACCACAGCCACATGGTCCTGCCCTCGGGAGTCAGCTGCCCACCCCTG TTAATCAGAAAAGATGGACACTCATTTCACACACCCAGGCTGCTCGATGAGAAAGATATGCAGGCCAGCCAGAATATGCAATCGACAAAGAAGAAGCACAGAAAATCAGGAACACCCAACAaactgagagagaaagtggag CAGGTGGAGATGGATATTAACGGTGATGATGATCATGATTCACTAGTACAGAAGAACTTCATTTGTGAGCACTGCTATGGAGCATTCCGAAGTAGCTACCACCTGAAGAGGCATATCCTCACTCATACAG GAGAGAAGCCGTTTGCATGTGACATATGTGACATGCGGTTTATTCAGCGATATCATCTGGACAGACACAAGAGAGTTCACAGTGGAGAGAAGCCCTACCAGTGTGATCGCTGCAATCAA AACTTCTCACGGACGGACCGTCTGCTACGTCACCGGCGTCTGTGTGGAGCGAGGACCAACCTTCCCAAGGAGGAGAACCAGTCATTCTCCTGcgagagcagaggaggagcctACTCCCAGGATGCACCTGGGCACACGGCCACCTGGAGCCCCCTACAGCAGCAAAACAGCCGTCTGGCtgtctaa
- the LOC124032243 gene encoding zinc finger protein 281-like isoform X2, with product MTHHPNNSVRDHMKWAGLLGCETVLSSIALMQANNMSGSQKKLTSQHGQGQRDNNNPESHQHQSHEAHHGHHNNHQAHHSHMVLPSGVSCPPLLIRKDGHSFHTPRLLDEKDMQASQNMQSTKKKHRKSGTPNKLREKVEVEMDINGDDDHDSLVQKNFICEHCYGAFRSSYHLKRHILTHTGEKPFACDICDMRFIQRYHLDRHKRVHSGEKPYQCDRCNQNFSRTDRLLRHRRLCGARTNLPKEENQSFSCESRGGAYSQDAPGHTATWSPLQQQNSRLAV from the exons ATGACACACCATCCCAACAACTCCGTTCGAGACCACATGAAATGG GCTGGATTGCTGGGCTGTGAGACGGTGCTGTCCAGCATCGCCCTGATGCAGGCCAACAACATGTCCGGCAGTCAGAAGAAGTTGACCTCACAGCACGGCcagggtcagagagacaacaacaaccctGAAAGCCACCAGCACCAGTCTCACGAGGCTCACCACggccaccacaacaaccaccaggCCCACCACAGCCACATGGTCCTGCCCTCGGGAGTCAGCTGCCCACCCCTG TTAATCAGAAAAGATGGACACTCATTTCACACACCCAGGCTGCTCGATGAGAAAGATATGCAGGCCAGCCAGAATATGCAATCGACAAAGAAGAAGCACAGAAAATCAGGAACACCCAACAaactgagagagaaagtggag GTGGAGATGGATATTAACGGTGATGATGATCATGATTCACTAGTACAGAAGAACTTCATTTGTGAGCACTGCTATGGAGCATTCCGAAGTAGCTACCACCTGAAGAGGCATATCCTCACTCATACAG GAGAGAAGCCGTTTGCATGTGACATATGTGACATGCGGTTTATTCAGCGATATCATCTGGACAGACACAAGAGAGTTCACAGTGGAGAGAAGCCCTACCAGTGTGATCGCTGCAATCAA AACTTCTCACGGACGGACCGTCTGCTACGTCACCGGCGTCTGTGTGGAGCGAGGACCAACCTTCCCAAGGAGGAGAACCAGTCATTCTCCTGcgagagcagaggaggagcctACTCCCAGGATGCACCTGGGCACACGGCCACCTGGAGCCCCCTACAGCAGCAAAACAGCCGTCTGGCtgtctaa
- the LOC124032243 gene encoding zinc finger protein 281-like isoform X3 has protein sequence MQANNMSGSQKKLTSQHGQGQRDNNNPESHQHQSHEAHHGHHNNHQAHHSHMVLPSGVSCPPLLIRKDGHSFHTPRLLDEKDMQASQNMQSTKKKHRKSGTPNKLREKVEQVEMDINGDDDHDSLVQKNFICEHCYGAFRSSYHLKRHILTHTGEKPFACDICDMRFIQRYHLDRHKRVHSGEKPYQCDRCNQNFSRTDRLLRHRRLCGARTNLPKEENQSFSCESRGGAYSQDAPGHTATWSPLQQQNSRLAV, from the exons ATGCAGGCCAACAACATGTCCGGCAGTCAGAAGAAGTTGACCTCACAGCACGGCcagggtcagagagacaacaacaaccctGAAAGCCACCAGCACCAGTCTCACGAGGCTCACCACggccaccacaacaaccaccaggCCCACCACAGCCACATGGTCCTGCCCTCGGGAGTCAGCTGCCCACCCCTG TTAATCAGAAAAGATGGACACTCATTTCACACACCCAGGCTGCTCGATGAGAAAGATATGCAGGCCAGCCAGAATATGCAATCGACAAAGAAGAAGCACAGAAAATCAGGAACACCCAACAaactgagagagaaagtggag CAGGTGGAGATGGATATTAACGGTGATGATGATCATGATTCACTAGTACAGAAGAACTTCATTTGTGAGCACTGCTATGGAGCATTCCGAAGTAGCTACCACCTGAAGAGGCATATCCTCACTCATACAG GAGAGAAGCCGTTTGCATGTGACATATGTGACATGCGGTTTATTCAGCGATATCATCTGGACAGACACAAGAGAGTTCACAGTGGAGAGAAGCCCTACCAGTGTGATCGCTGCAATCAA AACTTCTCACGGACGGACCGTCTGCTACGTCACCGGCGTCTGTGTGGAGCGAGGACCAACCTTCCCAAGGAGGAGAACCAGTCATTCTCCTGcgagagcagaggaggagcctACTCCCAGGATGCACCTGGGCACACGGCCACCTGGAGCCCCCTACAGCAGCAAAACAGCCGTCTGGCtgtctaa